The following proteins are co-located in the Bacillus pumilus genome:
- the gndA gene encoding NADP-dependent phosphogluconate dehydrogenase, translating into MSKQQIGVVGLAVMGKNLALNIESRGFSVSVYNRSSSKTEEFLQESKGKNVVGTYSIEEFVQSLETPRKILLMVKAGAATDATIQSLLPHLEKGDILIDGGNTYYKDTQRRNQELAESGIHFIGTGVSGGEEGALKGPSIMPGGQKEAHELVKPILEAISAKVDGEPCTTYIGPDGAGHYVKMVHNGIEYGDMQLISESYFILKHVAGLSAQELHEVFSEWNKGELDSYLIEITADIFTKVDEETNQPLVDVILDKAGQKGTGKWTSQSSLDLGVPLPIITESVFARFISAMKDERVEASKLIQGPEPTQSADDKQALIEAVRKALFMSKICSYAQGFAQMKAASDEYNWDLKYGEIAMIFRGGCIIRAAFLQQIKEAYDRNPELKNLLLDPYFKDIAESYQSSLRKVISLAVEQGVPVPSFSSALAYFDSYRTAVLPANLIQAQRDYFGAHTYERTDKEGVFHTEWMK; encoded by the coding sequence ATGTCAAAACAACAAATCGGTGTGGTTGGACTAGCCGTTATGGGGAAAAACCTTGCCCTTAATATTGAAAGCCGCGGTTTCTCCGTGTCTGTTTATAACAGATCTAGCAGCAAAACAGAAGAATTTCTTCAAGAATCAAAAGGGAAAAACGTTGTAGGCACATACAGCATCGAAGAATTTGTTCAGTCGCTTGAAACACCGCGTAAAATTCTTTTAATGGTGAAAGCTGGTGCAGCAACGGATGCAACCATTCAATCATTACTTCCTCACCTAGAGAAAGGTGACATTTTAATTGATGGTGGAAATACATATTACAAGGATACACAAAGACGTAATCAAGAGCTTGCGGAAAGTGGCATTCACTTCATTGGAACGGGTGTTTCTGGCGGTGAAGAAGGCGCACTAAAAGGCCCATCTATCATGCCTGGCGGTCAAAAAGAAGCGCATGAGCTAGTGAAACCAATTTTAGAAGCGATCTCTGCAAAAGTAGACGGCGAGCCTTGTACAACGTATATCGGTCCAGATGGAGCAGGTCATTATGTCAAAATGGTCCATAACGGCATTGAGTACGGAGACATGCAATTGATCTCTGAGTCATACTTTATATTGAAGCATGTCGCTGGATTATCAGCACAAGAGCTTCATGAAGTATTCTCAGAGTGGAATAAAGGCGAGCTTGACAGCTACTTAATCGAAATTACAGCTGATATTTTCACAAAAGTGGATGAAGAAACAAACCAGCCGCTTGTGGATGTCATCTTAGATAAAGCTGGACAAAAAGGAACTGGAAAATGGACAAGCCAAAGCTCACTTGATCTAGGTGTCCCGCTTCCAATCATTACGGAGTCTGTTTTTGCGCGCTTTATTTCAGCGATGAAAGATGAGCGTGTTGAAGCAAGCAAATTAATCCAAGGCCCTGAGCCGACTCAATCAGCTGATGATAAACAAGCGCTGATCGAAGCTGTCAGAAAAGCTCTATTCATGAGTAAAATTTGTTCTTACGCTCAAGGTTTTGCGCAAATGAAAGCAGCATCTGATGAATATAACTGGGATTTAAAATACGGTGAAATTGCGATGATCTTCCGCGGTGGATGTATCATTCGTGCAGCCTTCTTGCAACAAATTAAAGAAGCATATGACCGTAACCCTGAACTGAAAAACCTATTGCTTGATCCTTACTTCAAGGATATCGCCGAAAGCTATCAATCATCACTTCGTAAAGTCATTTCACTTGCTGTTGAACAAGGAGTTCCTGTTCCTTCATTCTCAAGTGCACTTGCTTACTTTGATAGCTATCGCACAGCTGTGCTTCCAGCGAACTTAATTCAAGCACAACGTGACTACTTCGGTGCACATACGTACGAGCGAACAGATAAAGAAGGCGTATTCCATACTGAATGGATGAAATAA
- a CDS encoding DNA polymerase IV, which produces MPMSNIIFHIDMNAFYANVEMAYDSSLRGKPLAISGNAKERKGIVVTCSYEARALGVKPPMPLWEAKRLCPGLIVRTPNFDRYRSSSQEMFTILREYSDLVEPVSIDEGYIDLTHTPYAEHAVKTAHDIQTRLVEELMLPSSIGIAPNKFLAKMASNWKKPMGITILRKRDVPQMLWPLPAGDMHGVGQKTADKLKTIGIHTIEDLAKANEYALKELLGINGPRLKQKANGEHDGIVDPDRIYEFKSVGNSSTLPHDSDDTDELVTLIEKLSQSVSARLRRKEVMANRLLIMIRYASWKNITRSVMLTNPTDRKEDLFEAAKQLFLKHWNDQPVRLLGVTGTDLVERKSAVKQLDLFSYTEDAKEEPLQSILDDLKEKYGKPLIQRGMTIKEKESKTSGTSFNKDFFQDERGND; this is translated from the coding sequence ATGCCAATGTCAAATATTATTTTTCACATAGACATGAATGCTTTTTATGCCAATGTAGAAATGGCGTATGACTCTTCTCTGAGAGGGAAACCTTTAGCCATTAGCGGAAATGCGAAAGAGCGTAAAGGGATTGTTGTGACGTGCAGCTACGAGGCAAGGGCATTAGGTGTGAAGCCGCCGATGCCATTGTGGGAAGCGAAGCGGCTTTGTCCTGGACTGATTGTCCGTACGCCAAACTTTGACCGATATCGCAGCTCCTCACAAGAAATGTTTACGATACTAAGAGAATATAGCGATTTAGTTGAACCAGTATCGATTGATGAAGGCTATATTGATTTAACGCATACGCCATATGCCGAACATGCAGTGAAAACCGCTCATGATATTCAAACGAGGCTAGTAGAAGAGCTCATGCTTCCTTCAAGTATCGGCATTGCACCGAATAAATTTTTAGCCAAAATGGCGTCTAATTGGAAAAAGCCAATGGGTATCACCATTTTGCGTAAACGAGATGTCCCGCAAATGCTCTGGCCGCTGCCAGCAGGTGACATGCATGGTGTTGGGCAAAAAACGGCAGATAAATTGAAAACGATCGGAATTCATACCATTGAAGATTTAGCGAAAGCAAATGAGTATGCGTTAAAAGAATTGTTAGGTATCAATGGGCCGAGATTAAAACAAAAGGCGAATGGTGAGCATGACGGTATCGTTGATCCTGACAGGATATATGAATTTAAATCCGTCGGCAATTCTTCAACCCTTCCGCATGATTCTGACGATACAGATGAGCTCGTCACTTTAATCGAAAAACTGTCACAATCCGTGAGCGCAAGATTAAGGAGAAAAGAAGTGATGGCGAATCGGCTGCTCATTATGATTCGGTATGCTAGCTGGAAAAATATCACACGAAGCGTCATGCTCACGAATCCAACCGATCGAAAGGAAGATCTATTTGAGGCGGCAAAGCAGTTATTCCTTAAGCATTGGAATGACCAGCCAGTAAGGCTCTTAGGTGTGACGGGGACAGATCTTGTAGAACGAAAATCAGCCGTCAAGCAGCTTGATTTATTTTCTTATACAGAAGATGCAAAAGAAGAGCCGCTCCAATCCATTTTAGACGACCTCAAAGAAAAGTATGGAAAGCCATTGATTCAAAGAGGGATGACCATTAAGGAAAAAGAGAGCAAAACAAGCGGTACAAGTTTTAATAAAGACTTTTTTCAGGACGAAAGAGGAAATGACTAG